A single window of Eucalyptus grandis isolate ANBG69807.140 chromosome 1, ASM1654582v1, whole genome shotgun sequence DNA harbors:
- the LOC104414070 gene encoding wall-associated receptor kinase-like 8 gives MNQEKMLLAMLKTASQMAFVILLLDFAVVAESSPQSLAWPGCPDTCGNLTGIPYPFGIGPGCFLGPQFEIDCHRAYGISTPVLKNLSVVVLDISLPGSLDSSGLIKVSQPILFSHLNCSANQQNDAPVDLRASNGIFRYSQIHNYFVAGGCESLAMMASTDTPRAVVGCKSSCGGNGTLGFDQCSSGTGCCMTSIPDVISKYNVEFKTLNGETTAPEDVECRYAFLVAKTWWHQTDLNSLPPNVPVMLEWAIISYEYTLLTKQKNGRGNDSSATCRASSAPGVRSLIYCSCNQGYRGNYFLSQGCQDINECKEYPNLNCRGKCVNRSGSYDCVDNKVIIIIGVGTGVGAILLLLFFWRLFKFLKRRCEANTKLKFFKLNGELLVQKHLSSIEDNRVEKGKLFTLAELDTATDHFNESRILGRGGQGTVYKGMLLDGTIVAVKKSEVVDARQAEQFVNEVVILSKINHKNVVKLLGFCLESEVPLLVYEFVPSGTLYQYLHNPEREFPVSWETRLRIASEVAAALSYLHFAVTIPIYHRDIKSSNILLDEKFQAKVADFGTSKSIAIDRTHLTTMVRGTFGYLDPEYYKTSQFTDKSDVYSFGVVLAELLTGEKAISQSRAEESRNLSMYFVISMEEKRLFDVLDKEVLDHGDKEEIIAVSNLAERCLNPNGRYRPTMKEVAMELERVRSLRNPVMVRQDEEEMDPIRTGSICGTVSAMMRSEADVGLTSWLSDLPR, from the exons ATGAATCAGGAGAAGATGCTCCTGGCGATGCTGAAAACGGCATCTCAGATGGCATTCGTGATTCTTTTGCTTGATTTTGCAGTTGTAGCGGAATCATCTCCTCAGAGTCTGGCTTGGCCAGGATGTCCGGACACATGTGGCAATCTCACTGGCATTCCGTATCCTTTCGGAATTGGGCCTGGCTGCTTCTTGGGTCCCCAGTTCGAGATCGATTGCCACCGAGCCTATGGCATCTCTACTCCGGTACTTAAGAATTTGAGTGTGGTGGTTTTAGATATCTCGCTACCGGGTAGTTTAGACTCTTCAGGCCTCATTAAGGTCAGCCAGCCCATATTGTTCTCCCATCTCAATTGTTCGGCCAACCAGCAAAACGACGCCCCGGTGGATTTAAGGGCCAGTAACGGCATATTCAGGTACTCCCAGATTCATAACTATTTTGTCGCCGGAGGTTGTGAGAGTCTGGCCATGATGGCCAGCACGGACACCCCCAGAGCGGTAGTGGGATGCAAGTCTTCCTGCGGCGGAAATGGGACTCTTGGATTCGACCAGTGCTCTAGTGGTACCGGTTGCTGTATGACTTCTATCCCTGATGTTATCAGCAAATACAACGTGGAGTTCAAGACTCTTAATGGCGAAACTACAGCGCCAGAGGATGTAGAATGCAGGTATGCCTTCTTGGTTGCGAAAACATGGTGGCATCAAACTGATTTGAACAGTTTACCGCCGAACGTTCCAGTGATGCTCGAATGGGCGATCATCTCCTATGAGTATACCCTGctgaccaaacaaaaaaatgggCGAGGCAATGACAGTTCCGCCACCTGCCGTGCATCCTCGGCGCCTGGGGTGCGTAGTCTAATATATTGTTCTTGCAATCAAGGCTACAGAgggaattattttctttcccagGGATGCCAAG ATATCAACGAGTGCAAAGAATATCCAAACCTCAACTGCCGAGGGAAGTGCGTGAATCGATCGGGGTCATATGACTGCGTAGACAATAAGGTCATCATCATTATAG GTGTGGGCACAGGCGTTGGAGCCATAttattacttttgtttttttggaggttgttcaaattcttgaaaagaagGTGTGAGGCAAATACCAAGTTAAAATTCTTCAAACTTAATGGCGAACTTCTAGTGCAAAAACACCTATCTTCCATTGAAGACAATCGTGTGGAGAAAGGTAAGTTGTTCACCTTAGCGGAGTTAGATACGGCTACGGACCATTTTAACGAGAGTCGCATATTGGGTCGGGGTGGTCAAGGGACTGTTTACAAGGGAATGTTGTTAGATGGAACGATCGTTGCAGTTAAGAAATCCGAAGTTGTTGATGCTCGACAAGCTGAACAATTTGTCAATGAGGTTGTTATTCTCTccaaaatcaatcataaaaatGTGGTCAAGCTGTTAGGATTCTGTTTGGAGAGTGAAGTCCCTCTTCTTGTATATGAATTTGTCCCCAGTGGAACTCTCTACCAATATCTTCATAATCCGGAAAGGGAATTTCCCGTCTCGTGGGAAACACGGTTAAGAATTGCTAGTGAAGTTGCTGCGGCTCTTTCATATTTGCACTTTGCTGTAACCATACCAATTTATCATCGCGATATTAAGTCATCAAATATACTCTTGGATGAAAAATTTCAAGCCAAAGTGGCAGATTTTGGAACTTCCAAATCAATTGCCATTGACCGCACACACTTAACCACGATGGTGCGAGGAACCTTTGGATACTTGGACCCGGAGTACTACAAAACCAGTCAATTTACGGACAAGAGCGATGTCTACAGTTTTGGGGTTGTCCTTGCCGAGCTACTAACAGGAGAAAAGGCAATTTCTCAATCAAGGGCGGAAGAGAGCAGAAATCTATCCATGTACTTTGTCATTTCGATGGAGGAGAAGCGTTTGTTCGATGTTCTTGATAAGGAGGTATTAGACCATGGtgataaagaagaaatcattgCGGTGTCTAACTTGGCGGAAAGATGCTTAAACCCTAATGGAAGGTACAGGCCTACAATGAAGGAAGTGGCCATGGAATTGGAGCGTGTACGATCACTACGAAATCCTGTGATGGTTCGGCAAGATGAGGAAGAGATGGATCCCATTAGGACTGGATCTATCTGTGGTACGGTCTCCGCAATGATGCGATCAGAAGCCGATGTAGGGCTGACTTCGTGGTTATCTGATTTGCCGAGATGA